One Primulina eburnea isolate SZY01 chromosome 4, ASM2296580v1, whole genome shotgun sequence genomic window, TTTTATCCTTTGGAAAATAACAGCATATCCCCTCTATTGTATTGGAAAAAGCTGTAGTGTGATCCTATTTGTTGAACAGAATAATCGCAGCAGTGATTTTAACCTTGATGGCGGAGTTGGTACCTATTGGAACAATTATAGCAGTTGTTTCCAACCAGATCATTAAAACAGCTCAGGCTGCCAAGGATGTGGTTTTCGAAAAGGAAAGTTTTAAGGTTTTAGCGAAACATCTTTTTGACATCGATCCCGTATTAAAGGAACTTCAGTTGAAGCAGCTTAGTGACTTACCTGCCACGAGGCAAGCTTTGGATTGCCTTGAAACAGATGTCAAGAAAGCAAATAACTTGGTGGAAAAGTACAAGAACCGGGCTCGTTTCTACTTGCTAGTGAAGTGTAGGCACATTGTAAAAGAAGTACAGGACGTTACCAGagagataggaaagtctttgactGCTCTCTCTCTCGCAAATGTTGAGGTATTATCAGGAATCTCGGACCAGGTGAATAGGTTACAGAACGAGATGCAACGAGCAGAATTTGAGGCGTCTAAATCTCAACTTCAAATAATTGATAAGCTAAACCAAGGTCTCTCAGATCATGTACTTGATAAAGAATTTGCAAATTATATGTTGAAGGAAATTGCTCGTGCTGTTGATGTTCCTGTTGAGCCCACTGAAATTAGCAGAGAATTAGCAAGCTTCAAAAGGGAAAAGGAGGAAGCTGAAAATCGGAAAGAAATGGCTGAAGTTTTGTTCTTAGAACAGGTAATTGAATTGCTATCGAGGGCAGATGCTGCCAAAGATTATGAACAAGTGAGAGATCAATATTTCCAAAGAGTTAAAGTTATTGGCCAGTACGATCCTCGAGAAGAATATATTCAGCCCTTTAAACCCTTTTTTTGTTGTATAACTGGAGATTTGATGGTTGATCCCGTTAGCCTCTGCACGGGAACTACCTGTGAAAGAGCAGCCCTTGAATCTTGGTTTGAATGTGGGGAAAAAACAGATCCAGAAACAGGTGAAATTCTCCATGATTTTTCATATAGATCAAACATCCAACTCAGGCATTCCATCCAGGAGTGGAGGGAACTCAACTATTGTGTCAAGATTAGGCGTTGCAAGGAAATTTTTATATCAGAGGATGATTCATCTGTTGAAGAAACGATAGAGCAGATACGAGAGCTCATTAGAGAGAATCATATCAATAAAGATTGGATTTCTATTTCAGGATTAACCGATATCGCTGTTGCTATGCTTGGTAGCACGGTTGATGGAGAGGTAAAGAAGGAATTATTAGTAACATTGAAGGACATTGTAGAAGGTCATGCTATAAACAAGGTTTGAACTTTACACATTGAACAAAGCCCTTGAAAACTATTATTTTCTTGATTAATTTTCTGCCTTTTATCTTATAGGTTATATTCATTGAGAATCAGGGAATTGAGAAACTAGTTCTGTGCTTAAGCTTGGATTCAAGAATATCAAAAGCTGCAGTTGAGTTGCTATACGAGGTTTTGCTTGATAGGTCAGGCTGGAATATGTCATACTGCAGGATGCTTTCTAATAACTGCGACGTGATCCATCTTCTTGTTTCCCTTCTTAAACATCCAATTGATGAAATAACTAAAACGGTGGAAGAAATTTTAGTTAAGCTTTGTGATGCAGATGAGAATGTTATTCGAGCTGCGAAAGTGAATTGGTTTAGACCTCTGGTAGATAAAGTTGTCCAAGGTTTGTCCTCATAATTATTCCTTTCTCTAATAAATACAAGGGTCTTTAGCATTTAGAATCTCATCTTTATCGTTTAAACGCCTTTTTCAGGATCAGCTTCTGTAAGGACATCAATGTTGAAAGAGCTTGTCAGCCTGGAATTTGATGAAGAGAAAATAAGGGTACTTGGTGAGGAGAGGATTATTCCACCGCTGCTTGAAATGGCATCTGGAAATATTGAGTCAAAAGATTTGTCTCTGCGAATACTTGTCAAGTTGTCGACTTTCCATCAAAACAAAAGGCTTATTGCTTCTTCCGGCGGAGTTTCTCTGATCTTGAATCTGTTATTTTCGTCCCACACTCACATTGCTATTATCAGTAAATGTGCTGAAATTCTTGCTAATCTCTCTTCAAATGGCGATGGAACTAAATTCTTGATTGATGAAACGGGAACTCAACTTGAGTTGGAGGCTGTGACAGCCAGATTACTTGCTTTTCAACAGAATCTTAATTCATGGGATGCTGTTCGAAGGCCTGCATTGCATGCCCTGTTAGGGATCTGTCAATCAGAAGCAGGACTTGTGAAATCTGCAGTTCTATCTTCAAGTGGAGTTTCTGTGGTCCTCTCTCTTCTCGATGACTCGAACCAAGAAATACGAGAACTGGCGATCAACCTTCTGTTTTTATTCTCTCATCACGAACCGCAGGGAGTTGTAGAGTATCTCCTCAAGCCAAGAAGATTGGAAGCTTTAGTCGGATTTCTTGAAAATTCTGAAAAATCTGATGTACAAATGGCTGCAGCTGGTTTACTAGCCAACCTTCCGAAATCAGAAACTTCACTGACAGAAAAGTTGATTGAACTCGGCGGGCTTAATGCGATGATCAACATTTTGAACTCGGGGACGATTCAAGCCAAGGAGAATGCTTTGAGTGCTCTTTTCAGATTCACAGATCCCACAAACCTTAAGTCTCAACGTATAGCAGTCGAACTTGGTGCATATCCTCTGCTCACAGGCCTTCTTAAGGCTGATTCATCGACAGCCAGAGCCAGAGCTGCAGCTTTATTAGGTGATCTCTCTATGAGAAGTCCAGAACTAACAGACAAAACCAAGAAACACAGATTCTGGTGCATTCCTAGAACCAGTTTTTCAATTTGTCCTGCACATGGAGGCATTTGCAGTGTGGAGACTACGTTTTGTCTGTTAAATACCAATGCTTTGTCTGATCTTGTTAGATTGGTGCAAGATAAAGTCCATGCTACAGCTTATGAAGCAATTCAGACACTGTCAACATTAGTTCAAGAAGAGTCTCCACAGAGAGGGGCCAAAGTTCTTCACGAAAACGGCGCGATAGGACCGGTAATAGAAGTTTTGAGCTGGGGATCAGAGTCACTAAAAGGAGAGGCTTTGGCCCTTTTGGAGAAAATTTTTGTGTCGAGGGAGATGGTGGAGTTTTACGGGTCGATTGCTAAATCACCTCTTATGTGCCTTACTGGCCGGAGGATTTACGAGGATGGTCATCTTCAGAAGAAAGCTGCTAGAATCCTACTTCTTCTTGAACGGTATTCTAGAGCATCCGCAGTTATTGTTGCTGGTGGTTTAAACAATTGATCATGGTTTTATTGTATCAAAAAGACAAGGcaaaaaaagtttatttttgaaatatatttttacgATGGTTCATCAACAATATTATCTTTAAACCAAAATGTTACGAAAGATTTCTTCTCATTTACCGCAATTAGATGCTGAACCTTTAATGCGATGCAGTGTAATCAAGAAGAACCCTTACAATACATTACAAAACAACCAATTCGATATATTGCGTTTCTTTAATTTTAACatattcaataaaaatttaattaaatatgataGTAAGATTATTTCAATAAATTATTACAAAATATAACAACCGCAATATGgacatcaaatttttaaaaatgaggCTAATGTTATTTCGTGTTCTCCTGTTTAATTTGACCTTGTATACAATACACATCCTTGTTTTTGtttgaaatttaattaatttcattaattaaaaatCTCAATTGTGTTTTTACTTTTATGTCCTTGtgataattttgaaaatatgagattACACAACTTATCTAATCTCCATTTATCTTAAATCTTTATATTCTATTTTAATTTACTAATTTCAAAAGTACACCCATAAATTTCGAAATACACATGCATgtacatgtatgtatatattcAATATCTTCCTATCTTAATTCTTGAATCTTATATAATATTGACctatgtatatttatatagcAAAATCGAAAATGTAGGTCTATTTATCACTTAAAatttgaattccttggatagtTTGTAcacaaatatttaattatcatatACCACTTTAGATAATCTTGacagtttaaaaaaattttgataACATAGTACAAATTTCGAGTACAAAAATAATACACCGATTTTAAAATTCGCAGATTTTACATAAATTTTCGGTTATGTAGCCAATATCATCAATTGGAAACGGCTGAGCAACAAGATATCGGAGGAATATCTCTCGAGCCACCCAGGAGGTGAATCAGAGCGGAAAAAGGCGACCATTGTGCCCTAGGAGACCCTACGGTCTCGTACATTCCAATATTTTCTTCTAATCCATAAATAGTCCATAATACATCTTATAGCCCTATTCTTCACCTTTGCTTTGAGGGTATCTAAATATACAGTGATATCCTCGTTAGAGGATGATTTTTTAGTTAGCCCAGCGACTACCTTAGTTGAAGGTGGGAGAGCAGCAAAGTCTCTTATCTTCCCAAAGAAATCGATCTCTGGATTGATCAGAAGATCCTTTCTGCCGGAGAAGAAGCATCAGTGCTGGATGTGGTCCGTTGTGGAGTACATGCAACTACCAATGTATTATAGATCATGCtcattttctttattatttttgatCGATCTATCTTTTATCTTTGTAGTTTGATATTCTATAGTCTATACATAGAATTGAATTGTTTTACTgttataatcatattcataaatAGTAAGAGATTCTTGAGCTGGACATagcagaatttttttttaaaaataataataaataaacatagTAGAAATGGAGAAAGAAGCAAAGTGATGAAAAAGCAGAAAACCTCCTACGCAAACCACAAGTGGTCAAGGACGGAGCCAGAAATATGGATCCGTTCAGGTTAAAATTCTAAACTCtagaatttttaaatattttaaattgatatacccggactaatatcatattattttaaaattatacaaaatttatctataaattttttcaaaaaaaattggacCACCCAGGCGTAAAGCACACATAGCTCCGCCCCAGCAAGTGACTGCATATACTAGATAAATTAGTTATGGTATATGGTGATTACTTTCTCAAATTCATATACTTTCtacaaaatatttgattttaactGGATAGCTAATGAATTAAATATGTGAATATCGACATATTatatgctttttcttatttaaaatatttcacatGTAGAAGCTGCGTGGTTTGCTTTCGATAGTTACGTTCGTTCTTTTCATTCACGTCATTTAGATGACAATTTGATTTGAAGCAAGGAAAATGTATGATTTTACAATTGGATGATACCACATTCATTAACGATTGTCGTAAATGAATGTGTGTACTTACTAAAATACGATCATATTCAAATTCAAATCtgcaaatttttatttaatgtgtatttttttagaatattaagttgagaaataatttaaataaaattcattaACTAGGTTTAATTCTTTACTTAaaacacaataaaaaatattattcaaaataaagtaGTATTAGGCTAAATATATAtaagtaataaaaaaaaatcaggtaAATTACAAAGGGTGGTCATATTTAAAAAAGAATGTTTGACCAATATtagataaaacaaaaaaatttactcTTGATAAATTCCTCTTTTGCATGACAATAAATGATGTATTTCAAGAATATGAACCTATATAGAATGcatgaaaatataattaaaaaacatTAGATATCAATAGTGAATTGATATTATCTATTAATAGAATAACCAGATCCttgaaatattaaatatcaATGAATTGAATCGAATTCaaatagaaaatattcaaaataatttttcatagaaactgattaaatattttgataaaaattaatcgatatcatataaatatcgagaaaattatatattcacAACAATTTATTTTAGTCTCATACACTGCATTATTAAATTTACTTTGATGATTGTTGTGGATGATAATTAATAGTCTTACacgataattatatattaataaacaataattaattaaattagataTTTATTTGATCACAAATAAAATGGTTTCGTGCGAAAAATCATTCGCTTTCTAGTTTAATAAAAAAGCATGAAAGAAATAGAAAACCCAAATGaagcatctaataaaggaaagGAAAAAACAGCAGCGGCTTCTTCCTTCGCAGGTTCGCAATCGCATAAACCATTCGTCAAATCAAAATCTTAATCGTTTCTAGAAAAAAGGTCCCATTTTTCTGTCTTCGCACGATCTATATTAATAACCCATATCAAGAATTTGTTCTTGAGCGTCGTAATCTTCGAGATCTTAACACTGTTAAATTTGGTACGTACAGGGGATCTATGGGGGCACTCATGTCCAAATTCTGGTTCATGATGTTTCCGGCAAAGGAGTATAAGATTGTGGTGGTGGGTTTGGACAACGCTGGCAAAACGACGACGCTCTACAAGCTTCATTTGGGGGAGGTGGTCACCACCCACCCTACTGTTGGAAGCAACGTTGAGGAGGTTGTGTACAAGAATATCCGTTTCGAGGTATCTCACTTTCATTTCTATCTATTGGATTTCTTGACTATAAATTTGAGATTATTTATTGGTTTGATCAAATCGCAAAGTTTGTGATTTTGTCGAAATGTTGAAAAATTATAGTGCTTCGTGAGATGAATATGATGGAAAACCAACTGGGGAATCAGTATTGTTTTTGCATTTCTTGATCTTGAAAAAATCGTTGATGATTCGTGTGCAGCGATATCAAGGATTTAGCTAGTGGGGCGTTGTATTTTGggaaggaatttttttttttggaaaactaAACATAAAATCTAACTTTTTTCAATTGGGAGTTCCCTGTTTGGAAGCTGAGTCCACCTCTCGTTCATGTGGGATATGTTACGTACAGTTAGAACTCATCTTTTTCTAGCAACACTTTCGTGAAAAGGTTAATTCTCTTGGTAAAGAAGTGTTAGAGGTTGTAGAATCGTACATACAGATCAAAGGAAAAACAAGAAGTTATGTCCATATGAAGAATGAGAATCACAATACAGGAGGAATAGAAATAATGGATAATAGAGTAGTAGAATAGAGATAGAGAAACTGTAATTATACTATATTGCAATTGAATTGATATACAGTTGAAGTCTCTGTTTATACAACATTCAGTTTATATTAGTTATACCAGCTGTTAGTGGCATGCCATAAATCCAAGTGACGACTTTACTCTGCTATATTCTTGGATGAATGTATTCTGCTCGTCTTTATTCTCTTCAAGAAACTTGTTTTTACATGTTCTGTGGAAGTTTGTTTAAATTGGAGATTTTGGCTTTCAAGATTGATTACATTTGTCCCAGACATAAATTTAGATTCTGAGGAACTGCTTAAAGAACGGGAATCTTGCTTCAAAAGATAAGAAAATAAAAGGAGGGAAGTGAGTTGAGTATATTTATCCGGGTAAAACCCTAGACATAATTTTACTTCGTTGAGTTCACAAAAGTTAATGCCGTGCTTAATTTATAATGGCTTTAGGGAACTTTGGAGATGATTGGTATGAAAATggttttcataattttttcc contains:
- the LOC140829506 gene encoding U-box domain-containing protein 44-like isoform X2, whose translation is MAELVPIGTIIAVVSNQIIKTAQAAKDVVFEKESFKVLAKHLFDIDPVLKELQLKQLSDLPATRQALDCLETDVKKANNLVEKYKNRARFYLLVKCRHIVKEVQDVTREIGKSLTALSLANVEVLSGISDQVNRLQNEMQRAEFEASKSQLQIIDKLNQGLSDHVLDKEFANYMLKEIARAVDVPVEPTEISRELASFKREKEEAENRKEMAEVLFLEQVIELLSRADAAKDYEQVRDQYFQRVKVIGQYDPREEYIQPFKPFFCCITGDLMVDPVSLCTGTTCERAALESWFECGEKTDPETGEILHDFSYRSNIQLRHSIQEWRELNYCVKIRRCKEIFISEDDSSVEETIEQIRELIRENHINKDWISISGLTDIAVAMLGSTVDGEVKKELLVTLKDIVEGHAINKVIFIENQGIEKLVLCLSLDSRISKAAVELLYEVLLDRSGWNMSYCRMLSNNCDVIHLLVSLLKHPIDEITKTVEEILVKLCDADENVIRAAKVNWFRPLVDKVVQGSASVRTSMLKELVSLEFDEEKIRVLGEERIIPPLLEMASGNIESKDLSLRILVKLSTFHQNKRLIASSGGVSLILNLLFSSHTHIAIISKCAEILANLSSNGDGTKFLIDETGTQLELEAVTARLLAFQQNLNSWDAVRRPALHALLGICQSEAGLVKSAVLSSSGVSVVLSLLDDSNQEIRELAINLLFLFSHHEPQGVVEYLLKPRRLEALVGFLENSEKSDVQMAAAGLLANLPKSETSLTEKLIELGGLNAMINILNSGTIQAKENALSALFRFTDPTNLKSQRIAVELGAYPLLTGLLKADSSTARARAAALLGDLSMRSPELTDKTKKHRFWCIPRTSFSICPAHGGICSVETTFCLLNTNALSDLVRLVQDKVHATAYEAIQTLSTLVQEESPQRGAKVLHENGAIGPVIEVLSWGSESLKGEALALLEKIFVSREMVEFYGSIAKSPLMCLTGRRIYEDGHLQKKAARILLLLERYSRASAVIVAGGLNN
- the LOC140829506 gene encoding U-box domain-containing protein 44-like isoform X1 yields the protein MWLLLITGAAYFCTLQILEKGIIAAVILTLMAELVPIGTIIAVVSNQIIKTAQAAKDVVFEKESFKVLAKHLFDIDPVLKELQLKQLSDLPATRQALDCLETDVKKANNLVEKYKNRARFYLLVKCRHIVKEVQDVTREIGKSLTALSLANVEVLSGISDQVNRLQNEMQRAEFEASKSQLQIIDKLNQGLSDHVLDKEFANYMLKEIARAVDVPVEPTEISRELASFKREKEEAENRKEMAEVLFLEQVIELLSRADAAKDYEQVRDQYFQRVKVIGQYDPREEYIQPFKPFFCCITGDLMVDPVSLCTGTTCERAALESWFECGEKTDPETGEILHDFSYRSNIQLRHSIQEWRELNYCVKIRRCKEIFISEDDSSVEETIEQIRELIRENHINKDWISISGLTDIAVAMLGSTVDGEVKKELLVTLKDIVEGHAINKVIFIENQGIEKLVLCLSLDSRISKAAVELLYEVLLDRSGWNMSYCRMLSNNCDVIHLLVSLLKHPIDEITKTVEEILVKLCDADENVIRAAKVNWFRPLVDKVVQGSASVRTSMLKELVSLEFDEEKIRVLGEERIIPPLLEMASGNIESKDLSLRILVKLSTFHQNKRLIASSGGVSLILNLLFSSHTHIAIISKCAEILANLSSNGDGTKFLIDETGTQLELEAVTARLLAFQQNLNSWDAVRRPALHALLGICQSEAGLVKSAVLSSSGVSVVLSLLDDSNQEIRELAINLLFLFSHHEPQGVVEYLLKPRRLEALVGFLENSEKSDVQMAAAGLLANLPKSETSLTEKLIELGGLNAMINILNSGTIQAKENALSALFRFTDPTNLKSQRIAVELGAYPLLTGLLKADSSTARARAAALLGDLSMRSPELTDKTKKHRFWCIPRTSFSICPAHGGICSVETTFCLLNTNALSDLVRLVQDKVHATAYEAIQTLSTLVQEESPQRGAKVLHENGAIGPVIEVLSWGSESLKGEALALLEKIFVSREMVEFYGSIAKSPLMCLTGRRIYEDGHLQKKAARILLLLERYSRASAVIVAGGLNN